A region of the Babylonia areolata isolate BAREFJ2019XMU chromosome 10, ASM4173473v1, whole genome shotgun sequence genome:
tccccctcatctcgccccccaccccaccccctcatctcgcccccccacccccaccccgttccccgcctccccccaccacctccctcagtgTGATCGGTATCCATGGTAACACACAACCTACATGCAACATTGTAGCACACAAGCAGCTATCATGTACGTGTGGGCGAGGCTGGAGGGTGTGAGGTGGAGGACGTAGGGAGAGAAGCCGTGTGGGCCTACAATAATATGTACATGCGGACTTCACAGCAAGTAGATTCCTCAGTgcgagaggagaggaggggtgtcaGAAGGGTGTCCCTCACCCACAGTtttgcccaccaccaccccaacccaccaccaccaaccaccaccaccaaccaccccacctggccatcccaccccaccaccaccaaccaccccacctggccaccccaccaccaccaaccaccccacctggccaacccaccaccaccaaccaccccacctggccatcccaccaccaccaaccaccccaccaccaaccaccccacctggccaacccaccaccaccaaccaccccacctggccatcccaccaccaccaaccaccccacctggccaccccaccaccaaccaccccacctggccatcccaccaccaccaaccaccccacctggccaacccaccaccaccacccaccccacctggccaacccaccaccaaccaccccacctggccatcccaccccaccaccaccaaccaccccacctggccaccccaccaccaccaaccaccccacctggccaacccaccaccaccaaccaccccacctggccatcccaccaccaccaaccaccccaccaccaaccaccccacctggccaacccaccaccaccaaccaccccacctggccatcccaccaccaccaaccaccccacctggccaacccaccaccaccaacctggccaacccaccaccaccaaccaccccatcccgccaccaccaaccaccccacctggccaacccaccaccaaccaccccacctggccaacccaccaccaccaaccaccccacctggccaacccaccaccaccaaccaccccaccaccccatcccaccaccaccaaccaccccacctggccaacccaccaccaccaaccaccccaccccaccaccaccaaccaccccacctgGCCAACCCACCCCACAACTCCCTGTGTGTTTGGtattccgtggtgtgtgtgtgtgtgtgtgtgtgtgtgtgtgtgtgtgtgtgtgagtgtgagtgtgtgagtgtgtgtgtgagagtgtgtgtgagtgtgtgtgagtgtgagtgtgtgtgtgtgtgtgtgtgtgtgtgtgtgagtgtgtgtgtgaggggtgtctCTCACCCAGCGTGTTGCTGATCTTCCTGGCAGCAGTGGTGGACAGCCAGCCCCGGGACTGCAGCCAGTCAAACAGGTTGCCGGACACGTTGATGGCCGCCCAGAACCCGATGTAGGGCAGGCTGGACAGCAGGCCATTctgtggacatcatcatcatcattatcaccatcaccatcatcaccaccattatcaccatgataaccatcatcatcgtcatcatcattatcaccatcatcatcatcaccatcagcagcagcagcatcaccatcatcactaccatcaccatcatcgttattgtcattgctatcgtcatcgtcgtcgtcttcatcattataatcatcatcatcgcggTCGTcgtggtcattatcatcatcattaatacggCAGCTGCTGCAGACCAGGTTTAGTGTTTTCCAACAGCTTGCACACAGGCAAAATGAAAGGTGCACACTCTGACAatccaaaacaaaataatttacATTAATGAAATGGAAGCTTCTATTTCTTTACAATACCCCGAACAAAcgcacagcaacaacagtagaatGAATGTCCAAACGCATAAAAATAATTAGGTTTTAGGCTTTAGACTGGCATCATTAAATACAATTCCCTGAGTGGTGACTAAGTTGATCAGCTGTCGGTACAACTTGCATCAGTGGAAGGCCACAGATGTTGGGTGGAATGGCATCTagtatgcaaaacaaaacaaaacaaaacaacatgctaTCAAAGATCAGACTATTTCACCTGTTTGATGTCAACCTTGGACAAAAATGAGATATTTCACCTGTTTAATGTCAGTCAAACTATTTGACCTGTTTGATGCTAAATGGTCAGACTGTTTCACCTGTTTGATGTCAGTCATACTGTTTCACCTGTTGATTTATTTCACCTGTTGATGTATATCACCTGTTAATGTATACCACCTGTTGATGTATATCACCTGTTTGATGTATATCACCTGTTAATGTATACCACCTGTTGATGTATACCACCTGTTGATGTATATCACCTGTTTGATGTATACCACCTGTTGATGTATATCACCTGTTAATGTATATCACCTGTTAATGTATATCACCTGTTAATGTATACCACCTGTTGATGTATATCACCTGTTTGATGTATATCACCTGTTAATGTATATCACCTGTTGATGTATATCACCTGTTGATGTATATCACCTGTTAATGTATATCACCTGTTGATGTATATCACCTGTTTGATGTATATCACCTGTTAATGTATATCACCTGTTGATGTATATCACCTGTTAATGTATACCACCTGTTGATGTATATCACCTGTTTGATGTATATCACCTGTTGATGTATATCACCTGTTGATGTATATCACCTGTTAATGTATATCACCTGTTGATGTATATCACCTGTTTGATGTATATCACCTGTTGATGTATATCACCTGTTGATGTATATCACCTGTTTGATGTATATCACCTGTTGATGTATATCACCTGTTTGATGTCGAACTTGAGGACCTCCTTCATGTAGGTAGGAATGTTGGTCAGAAAGGTGTAGGTGCCCCAGTTGGCGCACATATGGGACAGCACAATCGCCCACACGGCTTTGGAGGTCAGGATCTTGCGCCATGGTATATCCTTGTTTCTCTGTCACAGAAACGTGGTTTTCTTTCAAAACTTTCAGCTTCAAACAATTTCTTGAGCCTATAACCAGTCTACAAAACAACACGTTTACAATAATTTAGCATGTACATACATGCTTTTAACATTGTTCAGTCTGTATAACAATGCTTTTACCATAATTCAGTCTGTATACTAGTTTTACACTTACTCAGTCAGTACAACAATGCTTTCGTTATTCAGTTTGTGTAACAATGATTTCACCATCATTCAATCTGTATACTAGGCTTTAACCTTATTCAAAATGTCAAGCAAAGCTTTAAACATTGTTCAGTTTGTCTAGCAAACATTTTTACCATCATTCAGTTtcaacatggtgttgtgttcttgtgaAAGGCACGTTACTCTGATTTACTTTTCACTTTACTTTCATAGGACCTGTAACTTTTTACctttaatcatcatcagcatgaacaacaacaacaactttaaaaacaacatcatcaacatgtacaacaacaacaacaacaacgactttaacagcaacatcatcaacatgtacaacaacaacaacaacgactttaacagcaacatcatcaacatgtacaacaacaacatcatcatcatcatcaacatgaacaacaacatcagcaacatcatcatcaacaatgacgacgacgacaaatacaacaatgacaacaacagacacatgactaatcaaggtgttggcagcagTCCTATCTTTCAGACAGGTCTGCATgaagtctctcttcctccctgacACAAGGGtgagtatcaacaacaacaacaacaacaacaacagcactgactGACCAGGGTGCCGGCAGAAGTCCTGTCCCTCAAACAGGTCTGGATGTAGTGTCTCTCCTGTGGCGTGATGCGGGGATGGCAGGCCGGAGAATCGAACACCAGGAACATCCACAGCACGAACCACAGCAACCCGTACActcctgggggagagggggaggcacagggggcaggggggggaggttgttctGGTCATGTGGTCAGTTTccacgttgttgttgtctttgtgtcgttatcgttgttgttgttgtcgtcgtcgctgttgtatatgcattaaaaacaaacaacaacaacaacaaaaccctaacaAGCTCCAGGCTCCAGGCAGAAGAGGAAGGTGGCTGCCAAACGGAGTTCGTCAGGGTCTCAGATTGATtcctgtctcgctctttctcccaactgtgactggaaagtcaaatgaacgtctggtcattcggttgagacgataaaccgaggcctcgTCTGCAGcattaggtgcactgaaaaagatctTGAATCCAAGACAAAAAATTGTTGTCCCCTTGCAAAATTGTGTACTAGAAATGCACTCTTGtgggtacataaatatatatgcatgcgctctaggcctcagcgcgttgggttgacCAAATGGTCAGAcctctgcccagcagatgtggtgtaacatatatggatttgtccgaacgcagtgatgcctccttgagaaactgaaactgaaattaaacaCATTCATGCTTTACATTAGTACCCACTTTAAATAAaacatgattattgttgttgcttttttatttgaTGTCGCCTCtgttatgtctgttgttgttaagGAGACTTCAATCCATatcgagacagagatagagagagagagagacacagagagagagtggcagagaaggagacagagacagagtcagacttACTTTTATGGCAAAACTGGTCATCATGGTTTCATTACAAATGTCACTCACTATACAGAGTGAAAGAGCTTCCGTTGGGTTTCACATAACCTGATCTGCCAACACCAAGAGGCATTTTGTCGGGTGCTACACAGGATGAAACATTCTCTTGTGCCGACTATCACTTTTCCATCCGTTCCTAAAATAACTGTCACCACCCTGTCCATTCCTGTGTGGAGGAGACATAGAGGATTGTATTACTGTATTTGTACAGTACGCCCTTGTCACAGACTTTACTATGGTCACTGACACCTTGGAGGTAGAAGTATCCGCTATAATTAGCccagtacactgactgactgtataAACGATTCTTACCTGTAGAGTTGAAATTTTCATTGGAATTCTACCTTATGGAAGGGCGCTCTGAAAGACAGACAAtttcgcgcacgcacgcgcacacgcgcgcgcacacacacacacacttaccaaggACATAGAAGATGGACGGCCAGCCCCCGTCAAAGCCATACTCACACAGCAGACCAGCTATAGGGAATGTCAACACGTTGCCAATCTGGGACCCTGCAAGCCAAATCACATGCATATTGAGCAGGTTATTTTATATATCTAAAGGAAAAAACAGAGTCAtgataacatgatttaaacaggcATTCCTGCACAGACACACTATGCAAAGAACCAGTCAGTAAAGGCAGTGAAAGtgcatcatatacatacataccttgaCGTGCCCATACACATTCATATCAGTGTACAaagattctctctgtgtctgtttctttctgtttctatatctatctatctatctatccatctgtctatctatcagtctgtctgtctctgtcgctctctctctccctctctctctctctctgtctctctgtctgtctgtttgtctctgtctgacccATTATCTCACTCCTATATCTTGCTGTctcctccatcactgtctgtgtctctgtccttcatTTCCCTCATTTCCCCCACacctttttccctgtctctgtctgttccatcctctgtctgtctgtctgtctgtctgtctgtctcccccccttctctatctctctctgttgaccTACTTTGTCAAAACCCCTAGAAACCCACATCAAAAAACATATATTTAATCAATTTAATTCGTTTAATCTATTTCATCCAGAATAGAAGTTCTATTTGTAGACTTCGCAAAAGCCTTTGTTGTGACTAATCATGCACTTCTTTTTGAAAACCTTAGAATTTATGGCTTATCAAACAATACATTAGATCTCTTGCACTCATTTTTATCTAAGAGAAAACAAACAGTGACAATCAATGGAAAAGAATCTTCTCTCTTACCTACTGAATATGGTGTCCTTCAGGGCTCTGTGTTAGGACCGATATTGTTTTCCATTTATGTAAATGATTTACCTTTATTTATCACTGCATTTTGtgaactgtttgctgacgatacgaCTTCACACATTAACAATTTTAAACTCTCTGAAGTTTCCAGAACATTGCAGGTAAGTATTAATCAATTAACTGATTGGTCCAAATTGAACCACATGAGTTTGCATCCACAgaaaactaaataataataataataatggatacttatatagcacactatccagaaatctgctctaggtgctttacaaaaacgcttttgataacataaaacattatatctatgttacatacacacaccaaaatgtgaccacacacacgcacgcacgcacgcacgcacgcacgcacgcacgcacgcacgcacgcacgcgcgcacacacacacactgcatacatacattttaacatacatgtgtatctaacagctaccctaacacatacgcacacataggcaggcacaaacttacataaacacacgcacacacaatacacattcatatacatgcatgtagttgtggacctgccacaattgaacttattgctgagggaaaaggtgagttttgagacgagatttagaagatgcgagggaatcagaatgacggaggttatcagggagcttgttccacgtctttggcgattgaaaagaaaacaatctgtgtccataggtcttacttctgacgtgaggtatcctgagaagtcgagtatcaaaggaagaacggagctggtgagacggggtatagatatggatgagttcagaaagatactttgggccagatccgttgactgcagaaaaggtcagagtggatagcttatagtctattcgatcagaaataggcaaccagtggagagactgaaggagaggagaaacatggtcaaatttagaagctctgcaaatgagtctggcagcgttattctgaattcgttggagtctgtctaacaggtattcgttggagtctgtctataCATGTTAattacaaccagacagaagcgtcaaactcttgcatttaattcctcctccctttttttaaAATGGCAAAATCATTGAAGAAGTCGACAGTCACAAGGTTCTTGGAGTGATTATTGATAACAGACTGACTTGGTCTGATCACATATCTATGTAAGttaaaactgtttccaaaaaggtACATCAACTTTCtaatataaaacttttttttttaattcacatacTCAAAAAATATTTTCcacgcctacattgaatcttatataaactatgcctcaactgtctgggactcagcgagtgataacatcctaaaaccactcctaagtcttcataggcgtgctcttaaattagttattctaaaatcttcttctgtatctgtttctgattACACAGAACTTGATATATTGTCATTGAAATttaaacttaaatataataaagccatatatatgttcaaaatattatcaggttatgccccaccatctctcataagtaattttccagtaaatagtcaccgtcacacacattaaataaccttgcctcggccaagaattgatctttataaaaacaagtctcacatactgtgatggatatttatggaatactatttcatctacacttaatataaactccagtctcagtgtcttcaaaagactatatcataaacatctaatgtcagagctaagttctacgaatccttgaaattactgagactgaaaaacaaatgatgtattctcgatatccttgtctgtgtgtctatctcctttcctctcttcctcctccccccccccccccccccccctctctctctctctcaacaggttttcctctctcttcttcttttatctcgatcttccttccttaccttcttcgttccctctctccttcacgtatatgcatactatgttattttgtggagaattgtgtattttctatgccatttatttgttcttgccATTCAGTGTatgtcccccccgctccccacttTTTTgtgggctgtttttgttttttgtttgtttttgtatttccttgattagtttatacgttttcttttcgagggtaggatgaaaacaggccgataagtgcctattccttttccctcaataaagaagtttcgattttgatttctgtctctcatctctctcaaatatctttatatctctctctcgtgTACACAAACAAGTTTTTGTATGCTTCatttaaacaagaagaagaagaacaacaacaacaacaatcatagaagaagaagaacaagaagaagcagaatgcaACTGGCCACGTTCTGACCTGCATAGCAGAAGCCGGCCAGTTTCCCCATCTCCAGAGGGGGTGCCCACCCCGCCCACAGCAATGCCATGGCTGGCCACACCacaccctgacacagcaacacacagcaacatacagcaacacacagcaacacacagcaacacacagcactgcatcgTTATAGACATCCTATACAACAATGCCATGACTGGCCACACCacaccctgacacagcaacacacagcaacatacagcaacacacagcactacatcatTATAGACATCCTATACAGCAATGCCATGGCTGGCCACACCacaccctgacacagcaacacacagcatccTATAGAGCAATGCCATGGCTGGCCACACCacaccctgacacagcaacatacagcaacacacagcaacacacagcatccTATACAGCAATGCCATGGCTGGCCACACCACGccctgacacagcaacatacagcaacacacagcatccTATAGAGCAATGCCATGGCTGGCCACACCacaccctgacacagcaacatacagcaacacacagcatcacacagcactGCATCATTATAGACATCCTATGTCCCACTGTTCTATAGACAGCACTGCATCATAATAGACATCATATGTCCCACTGTTCTATAGACAGCATGCATCATTATAGACATCCTATGTCCCACTGTTCTATAGACAGCACTGCATCATTATAGACATCCTATGTCCCACTGTTCTATAGACAGCACTGCATCATAATAGACATCATATGTCCCACTGTTCTATAGACAGCACTGCATCATTATAGACATCCTATGTCCCACTGTTCTATAGACAGCACTGCATCATAATAGACATCATATGTCCCACTGTTCTATAGACAGCACTGCATCATAATAGACATCATATGTCCCACTGTTCTATAGACAGCATGCATCATTATAGACATCCTATGTCCAATTGTTCTATAGACAGCACTGCATCATTATAGACATCCTATGTCCCACTGTTCTATAGACAGCACTGCATCATAATAGACATCATATGTCCCACTGTTCTATAGACAGCACTGCATCATAATAGACATCATATGTCCCACTGTTCTATAGACAGCATGCATCATTATAGACATCATATGTCCCACTGTTCTATAGACAGCACTGCATCATTATAGACATCATATGTCCCACTGTTCTTAAcatcatagtacacacacacacacacacacacacacaaacacacacatacacacacaccatcacacacacacacacacacacacacacacacacacacacaccatcacacacacacaccatcacacacacacacacacacacacacacacaccatcacacacacacacacacacacacacacacaccaacacccacacacacacacacacaccatcacacacacacacacacatacacacacacaccatcacacacacacacacacacatacgcacacacaccatcacacacacacacacaccatcacacacacacacacacaccatcacacacatacacacacacacacacacaccatcacacacacacacacacacaccatcacacacacacacacacacacacacacacacacacacacacacacacacacacacacacatacacacacacaccatcacacacacacacacacacacacacacacacacacaccatcacacacacacacaccatcacacacacacacacacacatacacacacacaccatcacacacacacacacacacacacacatacacacacacaccatcacacacacacacacacaaacacacaacatcacacacacacacacacacacacacacacacacacacacacacacacacacacaccatcacacacacacaccatcacacacacacacacacacacaccatcacacacacacacacactaacacacacacacaaacacacacacaccatcacacacacacacaccattacacacacacacacacacacacacacacacacaccatcacacacacacacacacacacacacacgccatcacacacacacacacacaccatcacacacacacacacacaccatcacacacacacacacacacacacacacacacacacacacacacctgacaaaccCCAGCTAgaatcctcatcaccatcaacacacgGTAGTCGGCCCTGGCCGCCAGGGGCATCAACAAGGTCAGCACggagcatgcacacatgcagtaGCCCAGCACACGCTTGCCGCCATAGCGCGAGGCGAGCCAGCCCCCCGGGACCTGGGTCAGCAGGTAGCCCCAGAAGAACGACCCCAGCACCAAGCCCTGGATCTCCTTGGGCCACTGGAACTCCCCGTcctggaacacagagagagagaaacctgactctgtgtgtgtgtgtgtgggggggggggggggggggggggtggaggattggATGGGTGGGTTCggttgtgtgggttgtgttgtgttgggttgggttgggttgtgttgggttgggtttggttggttgggtttagTTAGTAAATGGGTTGGGTGTGTTCTATCAAGCtagattgggttgggttgggtttagCTGGGCGCGTTGTGTTGAGTCTTGAagggttgggtgtggtgtggtgagcaTTTTGGGTCGTTTTGGGTGCGTTGGGTTGGGTCTTGAagggttgggtgtggtgtggtgagcaTTTTGGGTCGTTTTGGGTGGGTTGGATGGGTTGGGTTCATCGAGCTCAATTTCAGCTCAGTGGTTGTGTTATGTTGGGTTGTTTTGAAGAATACTAAACAGGCAGAAGGGACATTCCTTCTTCGCGCGATCGAAAAACGCGTTCCGGTTGGCCAAGGCGTCCGCCATCCTGTTTACCCTGTAACTCGTGAGAGgcggcgtcgcacacacacacacacgccttatgtcggagtcattggaaagtcgctttccaagtttcgttttaccacacactgattttgagtgtactatctgtttctttctttctatgtgcttctgaccagataaattcggctgtgcacatacttgactgaatcagagttcgctagattgcgccgatcgactgattgcgcgtaacactaacaggcggagtttgcaaggaaagaggaggggtggggatggtgtccgcgttgtttctgcagttcattacatttaccctataacacccgtaaagaagctgaatatgaatgagtctattcatcactgggccaaagtattttaggcctactggcaaactctagcctgtgattacattgtcagtcactttagatgaatctgtgtgcatgtttgtaacgcgagtgagattgtgagtgtatgtatgcgtgtttggataacattcctcttcagcattaaaaacatacaaggacacattttttcataccagcaaaaccccttataggcggtcactgtatgagcagtaccagtgggatggttctcacatggagttttccacctcaaacgaggaagaaaaagaagaaggcaattcagtgtttccaagcacttttgcttcctatatttattaattcaaacttcttttgagaggccgcctctaatttacagccactacttcctggctaaaggggtggccgcccaagagaggatttactgtatattattgtattaaaaatcattgtattaaaatagtgtactcacatcaatgcaccttcctcgatcagccacagaattgtgaatgtcacagaatgtagagtaggcatcactgtcagtgtcaatccaacatttttcacccaaacaacagataatgaagattactgtcatttgacacatttcacaaatAGGTCACTGTATCGTGCACTGCCAGTGTTGctcagattataaataaatccTCAGAGTATCACACAGTCAATGTCATACACTGCACAGATAGGGAAATCCTAATAGCATtatactgtcaccagtgtcagtgtcacacacacgttgcagagatagggaaatccttagagtgtcatatactgtcaccagtgtcaATGTCAAACATTGCACATTTGCAGCGATAGGAAATTCTAAGAGTGTCAcgcactgtctgtgtcacacattgcacatatatgtatgtcaATCCTAAGAGTAGGCCTACTACGTCTTCAATGTTagtcaaacatttcacagataaTATGTTGATATAAACTGATAGTATCACTTTATTCACTGGTCCCAATTTCATGATTGTCAGCTCACATTACATGTTCAGCTTCTTGTCCTTGTTTAACTCAGAACCTCGCTTTGTGACAGTGCACTCATACATAAAACCTCTCACCAACTCTTATGGAAAAATGTGGTGCACAAACAAAAGACAGatccatactgaaatacacacacacacacacacacacacacacactctcactcacacacacacattattttgttccagtgttttcCGCAGAGCAGCAGACTCTTTACTCCGGCTAGTATCAACAATAACATGACCAGAATCAGCCAGAATTGCTTGTTTTCTAcgactcaatttctgtctgtactttaagacactttgaaagccacccccccccccccccttctccgcaccatcagcggtttcctcacaggcgatacatttctcccgaagaaacgcagatgtcttatcacaggaaaatataaacatcaacgtaggctgagtctgcgaagcttggcctcccatggagaatgcccaaactgaaaagaaaaagatatgaacttaccgttctctttccgtctctgggttgggaaaattaaacatccgcacagttctgcccgtcctttcatcgatgctggttttgctgttattactgcagttaattacacagcagtacttcgcaccacgtgttgatactgttgaaatagccgccatcgcaaatcgtgtacagggataacaaaatggcggcccgagtatgtacggaaactaacggaacataccgaaggcgcgtatgtccgttctgcctatttagtattctgtgggttgtgttggatgggttgggtagggttgggttgggttggatgggTTGTGTTGGATGGTTTGGGtacggttgggttgggttggatgggttgtgttgtgttgggttggatgggttgtgttgggttgggttggatgggttgtgttgtgttgggttggatgggttgtgttgggttgggttgggttgtgttgggttgggttgtgttgggttgggttgtgtgctGGCAGTAATCCCATTGGTAAAGAGAGCATGCAACTTTCAACAAGGAAAGtgttatagcacacacacacacacacacacaccaccaccaccaccaccaccaccaccccaacacacacacacatcctcaccctcacctctaTACCATTACTTCTACTACGgttcccagcagcagcagcagagccctccacaccacaaccaccacccgtgTCCAGGGCCTCCAGGACCACAGTGAGGCTGGTGTTGCTGTGG
Encoded here:
- the LOC143286383 gene encoding putative transporter slc-17.2 isoform X2, whose protein sequence is MCQMTVIFIICCLGEKCWIDTDSDAYSTFCDIHNSVADRGRCIDDGEFQWPKEIQGLVLGSFFWGYLLTQVPGGWLASRYGGKRVLGYCMCACSVLTLLMPLAARADYRVLMVMRILAGVCQGVVWPAMALLWAGWAPPLEMGKLAGFCYAGSQIGNVLTFPIAGLLCEYGFDGGWPSIFYVLGVYGLLWFVLWMFLVFDSPACHPRITPQERHYIQTCLRDRTSAGTLRNKDIPWRKILTSKAVWAIVLSHMCANWGTYTFLTNIPTYMKEVLKFDIKQNGLLSSLPYIGFWAAINVSGNLFDWLQSRGWLSTTAARKISNTLGELCPALLVIGVGFVDCSQPVLGVALLTVGVAMCGFQYGAGFIVNNGDIAPRFAGIIFGLSNTFATIPGFLAPTAIGIITRNQTQEQWRIVFFISAAIYLVGTVIFLLFGSGELQSWARLQDSSQDHPQLEVKDGAAMLEVGGAAAGQGKESSDGLLTSAADADDEVTSKMK
- the LOC143286383 gene encoding putative transporter slc-17.2 isoform X1, producing the protein MATDKEGAAPSPLWCSSRLTLSVLGFLGFINLYAQRVNLSVAMVCMVNQTYVTSLTSHAHTPTTVHNVSHSNTSLTVVLEALDTGGGCGVEGSAAAAGNRSRSNGIEDGEFQWPKEIQGLVLGSFFWGYLLTQVPGGWLASRYGGKRVLGYCMCACSVLTLLMPLAARADYRVLMVMRILAGVCQGVVWPAMALLWAGWAPPLEMGKLAGFCYAGSQIGNVLTFPIAGLLCEYGFDGGWPSIFYVLGVYGLLWFVLWMFLVFDSPACHPRITPQERHYIQTCLRDRTSAGTLRNKDIPWRKILTSKAVWAIVLSHMCANWGTYTFLTNIPTYMKEVLKFDIKQNGLLSSLPYIGFWAAINVSGNLFDWLQSRGWLSTTAARKISNTLGELCPALLVIGVGFVDCSQPVLGVALLTVGVAMCGFQYGAGFIVNNGDIAPRFAGIIFGLSNTFATIPGFLAPTAIGIITRNQTQEQWRIVFFISAAIYLVGTVIFLLFGSGELQSWARLQDSSQDHPQLEVKDGAAMLEVGGAAAGQGKESSDGLLTSAADADDEVTSKMK